A region of Labeo rohita strain BAU-BD-2019 chromosome 2, IGBB_LRoh.1.0, whole genome shotgun sequence DNA encodes the following proteins:
- the si:ch211-122l24.6 gene encoding uncharacterized protein si:ch211-122l24.6, translating to MGSFLAFPLAKPPDIFDLPDAALIDADKDDVYAECNSINVTLCKVTHRQNMRAKKEAAMFYEYRCHWSEVVEKLKEKYPQWTSKDILNLRNQFEVFVRDQGYLLHFTTFNEMLDVFQDTTSPEQRRAMFESVDTRQYNAINFEEYLQLMNNINIGTPVPRPPGIEQDRDEIMNLVSDLSEASTFSQICYGLF from the exons ATGGGGTCATTTCTTGCTTTTCCGTTGGCGAAACCGCCTGATATATTCGATCTTCCCGATGCAGCGCTTATAGATG CTGATAAAGACGATGTTTATGCTGAATGTAATTCAATTAATGTGACGTTATGTAAAGTCACGCATCGGCAGAATATGCGCGCCAAAAAGGAAGCGGCCATGTTTTATG AATATAGATGTCACTGGAGTGAAGTGGTTGAAAAGCTGAAGGAGAAATACCCTCAGTGGACATCTAAAGACATCTTAAACCTGAGAAATCAGTTTGAGGTTTTTGTCAGAGATCAAGGCTATCTTCTTCACTTCACTACCTT CAATGAGATGCTTGACGTCTTTCAGGATACCACTTCTCCTGAGCAGCGCAGAGCGATGTTTGAAAGTGTAGACACTCGTCAGTACAACGCCATCAACTTTGAGGAGTATCTTCAG CTGATGAACAATATTAACATTGGGACACCTGTACCCAGGCCTCCCGGGATTGAGCAGGACAGAGATGAGATTATGAATTTAGTCTCAGATTTATCAGAAGCGTCCACATTTTCACAGATATGCTATGGTTTGTTCTAA
- the LOC127153636 gene encoding C-C motif chemokine 2-like: MKSHMLGFYAVLLLWLLVSSSVQDGIIIGSVCLTTSDTKVPPKNLVSYTNQRKPLFPVDAVRFLTISGKVICSDPTSPWAKKAMTNLDAKNKKPKKSISNKIAHQSVTTVAVNTSTTNRTLLSAQI; this comes from the exons ATGAAGTCGCATATGTTGGGTTTCTATGCAGTTCTGCTGCTGTGGCTTCTGGTCTCGTCCTCAGTGCAAG ATGGTATTATAATAGGATCAGTCTGTCTAACAACTTCAGATACTAAAGTTCCTCCAAAGAATCTGGTTAGCTACACAAACCAGCGTAAGCCCTTGTTCCCTGTGGATGCTGTGAG ATTTCTTACAATCAGTGGGAAAGTCATCTGCTCGGATCCCACCTCTCCATGGGCCAAAAAAGCAATGACTAACCTGGATGCAAAGaacaaaaaaccaaaaaagtCAATATCAAACAAAATAGCTCATCAATCAGTGACAACGGTTGCTGTGAATACATCCACCACAAATAGGACTCTGTTATCGGCACAGATTTAA
- the LOC127172995 gene encoding C-C motif chemokine 2, with translation MLIFTVCVFWVIFGSFGVSADGRPVTCCLKLGRSKPPLDRVLNYTIQTKRLCPITAVVIQTVYGKRLCSDPNSDWTKRAMWKVDGAKMKPREQDVVPAERTSAEGRRGRSVPLTAKELPLNSQWNRATTRWKSQRQPQMGLI, from the exons ATGCTGATTTTCACAGTTTGTGTTTTTTGGGTCATTTTCGGGTCCTTCGGTGTGTCTGCCG ATGGACGTCCAGTGACCTGTTGCCTCAAACTAGGACGCAGCAAACCACCTTTGGACAGAGTGCTGAACTACACAATACAGACTAAAAGACTGTGTCCCATAACAGCAGTTGT GATCCAGACTGTATATGGGAAAAGACTCTGTTCTGATCCTAACAGTGACTGGACAAAGAGAGCCATGTGGAAGGTGGATGGAGCAAAGATGAAGCCCAGAGAACAGGATGTGGTACCTGCAGAAAGAACATCAGCAGAGGGGAGAAGAGGAAGGTCAGTTCCATTAACAGCAAAAGAGTTGCCACTAAACAGCCAATGGAACAGAGCGACAACAAGGTGGAAAAGCCAAAGACAACCACAAATGGGTCTCATATAA